The Fusarium oxysporum Fo47 chromosome II, complete sequence genome includes a region encoding these proteins:
- a CDS encoding ClpP/crotonase-like domain-containing protein, whose product MAPRLSQPVVTLRLLRRYYSSATEPLIRVTNLPAPNTGHIRILELNRPSARNAISKALLANLRAEIDAVHIQYGPNGEELPLQKRFGGAAGVDEKGPTRAVVLASAVDTSFCAGADLKERKGMSQGETAEFLTNLRNTLTSLSNLPIPTISAISSVALGGGLELALSTHFRVLSSNATVGLPETRLGIIPGAGGTHRLPALIGLSRARDLILTGRRVGAPEAYFLGIADRLVEIVPEDERDGSDVLGEARKAALSEAVRLAQEICEGGPIGVRAALQAVAWAREEVENKMYERVVNTEDRNEALKAFQEKRKPIFTGR is encoded by the exons ATGGCCCCTCGTCTCTCTCAACCCGTAGTGACCCTTCGTCTTCTCAGACGTTACTACTCCTCTGCCACCGAACCTCTCATCCGCGTAACGAACCTCCCCGCGCCAAACACCGGCCATATTCGTATTCTTGAGCTTAACCGCCCGTCTGCGCGAAATGCCATTTCGAAGGCTCTTCTAGCGAACCTTCGCGCCGAGATCGATGCTGTGCATATTCAATATGGGCCCAATGGCGAAGAACTGCCACTGCAGAAGCGTTTCGGTGGTGCAGCTGGTGTAGATGAGAAGGGTCCCACGAGAGCTGTTGTGCTGGCTAGTGCTGTTGATACATCGTTTTGCGCTGGCGCGGACCTCAAGGAGCGTAAGGGGATGAGTCAGGGAGA AACTGCTGAATTTCTTACAAATCTCCGCAACACCCTCACATCTCTATCCAACCTCCCCATCCCTACCATCTCGGCCATCTCCTCAGTCGCACTAGGCGGCGGTCTTGAGCTCGCTCTCTCCACACACTTTCGCGTTCTCAGTTCCAATGCAACAGTCGGTCTTCCTGAAACCCGTCTAGGCATCATCCCCGGCGCCGGCGGCACCCACCGTCTTCCCGCTCTTATCGGCCTCTCCCGCGCCCGCGATCTGATCCTGACCGGCCGTCGTGTTGGAGCTCCTGAGGCATACTTTCTAGGTATTGCTGATCGCCTTGTTGAGATTGTGCCTGAGGATGAGCGTGATGGCTCAGATGTTCTTGGCGAGGCCAGAAAAGCAGCGTTGAGTGAAGCTGTGAGACTTGCGCAGGAGATTTGCGAAGGAGGACCGATCGGTGTAAGGGCTGCTCTTCAGGCTGTTGCCTGGGCAagggaagaggttgagaacAAGATGTATGAGCGAGTCGTCAATACCGAGGATAGAAACGAAGCTCTCAAGGCTTTCcaggagaagaggaagccTATTTTCACTGGCCGATAA
- a CDS encoding eIF3 subunit 6 N terminal domain-containing protein, whose protein sequence is MEDVLNAVSADGSSIMPRLAPHLSRHLLFPLIQFESERAEEQGQDAKAKEILSGKIKLLEDTNMTDYVATLYCELHGVSEAPEQYNKKRQEVLSQLENYEQATAKIADLLTQDEVVNGLRSDKVANLEFLKNQHGAFHQVTMEMVNALYDFGQFQFRCGQYGPAADMLYQFRVLSTDNDKVSAATWGKLASEILQTNWESAVDELKNVRENIDSKLFNNPRAQLDHRTMLLHWSLFPLFNWEGAREPILDMFFSAPYINTIQTSCPWILRYLIAAVITGRGRARNSSIQQKQIKDIIRYVRQEAYEYTDPITQFVNALYIAHDFEAAREALSMAAEVCRSDFFLASSADAFVDAARHLICESYCKIFSRMNIRDLSAKLGLNPDDGEKWIVNLIRETRLDAKIDSQDGTVVMNHPPNNVYQQVIEKTKGGFFRTQVLNAAVSK, encoded by the exons ATGGAGGACGTTCTCAACGCCGTCTCGGCCGACGGCTCGTCGATCATGCCCCGCCTTGCGCCGCACCTGAGCCgacatcttctctttcctctGATCCAGTTCGAGAGTGAGAGAGCCGAGGAGCAGGGTCAGGATGCCAAGGCAAAGGAGATTCTCTCCGGAAAGATTAAGCTCCTCGAGGACACAAACATGACCGATTACGTTGCGACTCTCTACTGCGAGCTCCACGGTGTGTCAGAGGCCCCCGAGCAGTACAACAAGAAGAGACAGGAGGTGCTTTCACAGCTGGAGAACTACGAGCAAGCCACCGCCAAGATCGCCGATCTCCTGACCCAGGACGAGGTCGTCAACGGACTCCGAAGTGACAAGGTTGCCAACTTGGAGTTCCTCAAGAACCAGCACGGA GCTTTTCACCAGGTCACCATGGAAATGGTCAACGCTCTCTATGACTTCGGTCAGTTTCAGTTCCGATGCGGGCAATACGGTCCCGCTGCCGATATGCTCTACCAATTCCGAGTCCTGTCCACCGATAACGATAAGGTCTCTGCTGCCACCTGGGGCAAGCTTGCCTCCGAGATCCTCCAGACCAACTGGGAGTCTGCtgtcgacgagctcaagAACGTTAGGGAAAACATTGAttccaagctcttcaacaaccccCGTGCCCAACTCGACCACCGAACGATGTTGCTCCACTGGTCTCTTTTCCCCCTCTTCAACTGGGAGGGTGCTCGGGAACCTATCTTGGACATGTTCTTCTCCGCACCTtacatcaacaccatccagACCTCTTGCCCCTGGATCCTGCGATATCTGATCGCCGCCGTTATCACCGGCCGTGGCCGTGCTCGCAACAGCTCCATCCAACAAaagcagatcaaggacaTTATCCGTTATGTCCGACAAGAAGCTTATGAGTACACCGACCCTATCACACAGTTTGTCAACGCCCTCTACATCGCCCACGACTTCGAGGCTGCCCGTGAGGCCCTCTCCATGGCCGCTGAGGTCTGCCGCAGCGACTTCTTCCTTGCTTCTTCCGCCGATGCATTTGTCGATGCTGCCCGACACCTCATCTGTGAGAGCTACTGCAAGATCTTCAGCCGAATGAACATCCGCGACCTTAGCGCCAAGCTCGGCCTGAACCCTGACGATGGTGAGAAGTGGATTGTCAACCTGATCCGTGAGACTCGATTGGACGCCAAGATcgacagccaagatggcaCCGTTGTGATGAACCACCCTCCTAACAACGTCTACCAGCAAGTTATTGAGAAGACTAAGGGTGGTTTCTTCAGGACCCAAGTCCTCAACGCTGCTGTTTCAAAGTAG
- a CDS encoding GatB/GatE catalytic domain-containing protein translates to MSRISTSILSRYLLKGQIPRQGCISARHVSRHTSLPSAAITIANTTRRLHAAPEVVTPPPDQPVPLRKQLKDEAKKAKKQGKKKPKGDSQTVDGWELTVGIEIHAQLNTARKLFSPAVTSFNDEPNSHVALFDVAMPGSQPLFQKETLIPALRAALALNCEVQEVSRFDRKHYFWWDQPSGYQITQYYEPFAKNGYITLLARDGISPQDGERVTIGIKQVQLEQDTAKTLAQAGKVQWLDFNRVGVPLIEIITEPELHHPRTAAVLVRKIQMLLNTVDACVSGMETGGLRADVNVSVRRTDGSNPSLGTRTEIKNLSTIKAVEDAIIAERDRQIRELEAGRSIPSETRGWSIGSTETRRLRGKEGEVDYRYMPDPDIAPLVIGNDLVGHLRQSLAVTPDSELDTLIARFGLTAKDALSLINLENGSRVQYYYKVLRSIQDKLSEDLSEAEMPEFKSYSALVGNWIIHELGRLTTYKAGPLAARDLTFTPEGDCEQVPDSDLSQLLYHLIRKQITGKVAKELLFAIYLKEIEGGVTQAIAENDLWFKEIPEEEYEQLADEAMEGEHKILQEFASSETFPQGKLMFLVGKMMRLGPTERIVPANAERVMRAKVEGLRNP, encoded by the coding sequence ATGTCACGAATATCAACATCTATCCTCAGCAGGTATCTGTTGAAAGGACAGATACCTCGTCAAGGATGTATCAGTGCGCGCCATGTATCCAGACACACATCACTGCCATCAGCGGCCATAACCATCGCCAATACGACAAGGCGGTTGCATGCTGCTCCTGAAGTTGTCACACCACCTCCCGACCAACCAGTGCCTTTACGGAAGCAGCTCAAggacgaagccaagaaggccaagaagcaaggcaaaaagaagccaaaggGTGATTCTCAAACTGTCGATGGCTGGGAATTGACCGTTGGTATCGAGATTCACGCTCAATTGAACACCGCCCGCAAGTTATTCTCGCCAGCTGTTACGTCTTTCAACGATGAACCAAACAGCCATGTTGCGCTTTTCGATGTTGCCATGCCAGGAAGCCAGCCCTTGTTCCAGAAGGAAACTTTAATTCCCGCTTTGCGtgcagccttggccttgaacTGCGAAGTCCAAGAGGTCAGCCGATTTGACCGAAAACACTATTTCTGGTGGGATCAGCCCTCTGGATACCAAATCACTCAGTACTATGAACCCTTCGCCAAAAATGGGTATATCACTCTTCTGGCTCGAGATGGAATTTCTCCTCAAGATGGCGAAAGGGTGACGATCGGAATCAAGCAGGTTCAGCTTGAGCAGGATACCGCCAAGACGCTCGCTCAGGCTGGCAAGGTTCAATGGCTCGACTTCAACCGTGTGGGCGTTCCTCTTATTGAGATTATTACCGAGCCTGaacttcatcatcctcgcaCTGCTGCTGTTCTTGTGCGCAAGATTCAGATGTTGTTGAATACCGTCGATGCCTGCGTCTCGGGTATGGAAACAGGAGGTCTGCGAGCTGATGTCAACGTTTCTGTTCGAAGAACCGATGGATCTAACCCATCTCTCGGCACAAGAaccgagatcaagaacctGAGTACCATCAAAGCGGTTGAAGACGCAATCATTGCAGAACGTGACCGTCAAATTCGCGAGTTAGAAGCCGGACGCTCTATTCCCAGTGAAACCCGCGGTTGGTCTATTGGGTCTACTGAAACACGGCGACTACGTGGAAAAGAGGGCGAAGTTGACTATCGATATATGCCAGACCCTGATATCGCGCCTCTTGTCATTGGAAACGACCTGGTAGGCCACTTGCGTCAGTCACTGGCTGTCACTCCTGATTCGGAGCTGGACACTCTGATTGCCCGATTTGGCCTTACGGCCAAGGATGCGTTGTCTCTGATTAACCTGGAGAATGGTTCACGTGTTCAATACTACTATAAGGTCCTTCGCTCCATCCAGGACAAGCTTTCGGAAGATCTCAGTGAGGCCGAAATGCCCGAGTTCAAGAGCTATTCTGCTCTGGTGGGTAACTGGATCATCCACGAACTTGGCCGCCTGACTACCTACAAGGCTGGCCCACTTGCAGCCCGAGATCTGACGTTCACACCAGAAGGCGATTGCGAGCAAGTTCCTGACTCAGACCTGTCACAGCTTCTTTACCATCTGATACGCAAACAAATCACGGGCAAAGTTGCCAAGGAACTTCTCTTTGCCATCTATTTAAAGGAAATCGAAGGCGGAGTCACCCAAGCAATTGCAGAGAACGATTTGTGGTTCAAAGAGATTCCCGAAGAGGAATATGAGCAGTTGGCTGATGAGGCCATGGAAGGAGAGCACAAGATCTTACAGGAGTTCGCTAGCTCTGAGACATTTCCTCAGGGCAAGCTCATGTTCCTCGTGGGAAAGATGATGCGACTCGGGCCTACTGAGCGCATCGTTCCTGCAAATGCTGAACGTGTCATGAGGGCAAAGGTTGAGGGTCTTCGAAACCCGTGA
- a CDS encoding GPR1/FUN34/yaaH family-domain-containing protein, which translates to MSGTLLQYSDEMSSGTPPSHGATTPTQYTDKEEGHYHCNHPNHYYEERNRNVQKPHQSMVSQVYNPSFFKVANPGPLGLISFALTTFVLGLYQCGAGLPGSNPFGGVGPDQAIFGLAVFFGGIAQLFAGLMEFRVGNTFGTTVHCSYGAFWLAFAMFFVPDLGIKDAYKGDDRAYSFALGIFLILWCFLTLIFFVAALKTNIAILIVLGFLFLAFLFLSLAQFLQTTHPTAAIRINKTGGAFSCICAFAAFYAGAAGIMTEDTTWVRFPLGEIDVQPKKTNIA; encoded by the exons ATGTCCGGGACCCTAT TGCAATACTCAGACGAGATGTCTTCGGGCACTCCTCCCTCCCATGGGGCAACTACCCCTACGCAGTACACCGATAAGGAGGAAGGCCACTATCATTGCAATCATCCCAATCATTACTATGAAGAACGAAATAGGAACGTTCAGAAGCCCCACCAGTCCATGGTGTCGCAGGTGTACAACCCTTCGTTCTTCAAGGTTGCCAATCCTGGTCCTTTGGGTTTGATCAGTTTCGCTTTGACTACCTTTGTCCTCGGCCTCTACCAGTGCGGTGCTGG TCTCCCTGGATCAAACCCCTTCGGCGGCGTCGGTCCTGACCAAGCCATCTTTGGTCTGGCTGTCTTCTTCGGTGGCATTGCTCAACTTTTTGCCGGCCTTATGGAGTTCCGCGTCGGTAATACCTTTGGTACTACCGTCCATTGTTCCTACGGTGCCTTCTGGCTTGCTTTTGCCATGTTCTTCGTTCCTGATCTGGGTATCAAGGACGCATACAAGGGCGATGACCGCGCTTACAGCTTTGCATTGggcatcttcctgattctgtGGTGCTTCCTCACTCTTATATTCTTTGTGGCCGCTCTCAAGACGAACATTGCCATTCTCATTGTTCTCGGTTTCTTGTTCCTCgctttcctcttcctcagcttgGCTCAGTTTCTGCAGACCACTCACCCTACTGCTGCTATTCGAATCAACAAGACTGGAGGCGCATTCTCATGCATCTGTGCCTTCGCAGCTTTCTATGCAGGTGCGGCTGGTATTATGACTGAGGATACGACATGGGTTCGCTTCCCTCTTGGCGAAATCGATGTCCAGCCCAAGAAGACAAACATTGCTTAA